The nucleotide sequence CTGTGATTCTATGCGCGACGATCTACTCAGCGACTGGTCTCTTCTGTTACCTTCTCTTTGGGGATGCAACAATGACTGATGTTCTCATGAACTTTGATGAAAGCTCCGGTTCTTCAATAGGTTCGTTGCTAAACGACATCGTTAGAGCCAGCTACGCGATTCACCTCATGCTTGTGTTTCCTCTGCTCAACTTCTCTTTGAGAGCCAACTTGGATGAACTCTTGTTCCCTAAGAAGGTTTCTTTGGTGAACGACAACAAGAGATTCTTCGGACTCACTTTCCCCTTGCTCATATCTTGTTTCTTGGCTGCTATTGCTATACCGGACATTTGGTACTTCTTTCAGTTCTTGGGATCTACTTCTACCGTCTCTATAGCATTCATCTTTCCAGCTGCAATTGTCTTGAGGTACACCATTTATTAGCTCATCTTCTGTACTTCTAACTGATTCAGGTTCAAATCTGATTAATTGTTTTTGGGGATAATGGAAGGAATGTGAATGGTATCTCAACGTTGAAAGAGAAGATTGTTGCTTCAGTAATGTTTGCTCTTGCTGTTGCCACAAGCATCATTGCCATTTCAACAAACATATACAGCTTCACAGAAACAGAAGAAGCATGAAAATTTTTAAGCAGTCACAGTCTCTTCAAGAATCTGTAAAGAGGGTAGGAGTTTCAAGATtgcattgtattttttttcatatcaatGTAAAATAGGTTGTGAATGAGTGGTGTAATAGCAGAACTTCAGGAATTGGTATGTTTGTATTGGAGGAAAAGATTGAATCAAACAAATAAGAAgattaaatattatttctttgcTTATTTTGCCAGCTATATTGAGATGACCGAAGATAATGTTTATCCAATGATTGAAGCAAAGACTTAAAAACAAACTCAATGTTAAAAGTGAAAACACAACATTTATTAGCTCCAATACTGCACAAATCATATGATAGCAAGAACACAACATGACCTCACAGTATGAGACCATTTGCTTTGAGAAAAAAGCTTAGACAGTTGTGTAAGTAATTTGAAAAAAAGTAGAATATAATTTCATTACTGATTTGTTATACTGAAATGGCCGACTAACATGTTTATAGATCATAAAAAGATTGAAGCAAAATGCCAAAGATTAAAACTTAATGTCAAaacacaacatatatgatttatagTATCCGCTGCTGTTTCCATAGtaaaaagttgttttaaaaCCAGCCGGTACAGTGAAAGAACTCCCTAGTTCCTGCACAAATCATAATCATGATCTTATTAAAAACTCAACATTAACCTACTTTGTTTCACTGTATGAGTCAATTTACCATCAGAACTTACCTTCTAATGGTCTTTGATGGAACAAGTATTCCTCTCTTCTCAAGGCTCTTGAATCGATCTCTTGCAAGTGTGCAACACGCCTTccaaaataaagagaatgatCTCATCAGATTCTTGTCTACCAAGAAAACTCACAATGACCATAAACTTTAGAGTATATATATTACCTTCAGCTTACGAAGTGAACCGGTCATCTCTTCTGTTAAGAGAACCTGAACAGGAGGAGCCTCATACTTATGCTTTCCCAAACGAGGAGGACGTATCTTCAACACTTCCTCCTTAGCAATAGTCTGCCTAATCTTTTTATTCAGCTTCTCCTTATCTTCTTCGGCTATTTCTTTTATGATTTTCGGCAagctacaaaaataaaaaaatagtaagaatcaaaattttgttgaataatattttgaGATGCATTAATTCAAATAATACCTGTCAATCTCTTTTGATAACTTCTCTTTATGTTTTTCCTTTGTCTCCTCCTTTCGCAGTGCCTTTTGTCTAGCTCTCTTGTTCAACACCACACGTGTCACTCTCTTTGTTGTTCTTGCGGTTCTGCAGTATGTGAATCTAAGTCTTTAGCCAATGCATTatgcaaaacaaaacaacaataaagaagagagagagagagttttactTGTTCCCAGCTTCAGACTCTTCATTAGCAGCCTCTGCGTCCTCTTCACCTTCGCTACCATTGTCCACACCAAGAAAGTAGGCACTCTTTCCATTGATTATTCTATTGCACACACTCAAAAGACCTGCCTCGTCTTCGATGTTGTTGTTTCCATCGATAGTCAAAGGAACAGGCTCAGGTCCTAGCTCAGTTTTGTAAACTTTCTGCATTTCTTGAGCAACGGCTTCAGCCAACATATCCTATTGCAACATAATGAGAGAAAAGTCAATGCCAAAATATAGAGAGGCCTGTGAGACTTTAATCAATAGTAAAGAGTTTAATCTATAGAGTAAAGAGTTAGTACCTCGTGACTTTCAGCTGTAGGGTTGTATGAGCATCCTGCAGGATCAACTTCTACTGCTGGAATAGTCGAAGTCATTTTCCAAATCTGTAacccagaaagaaaaaaagttattgCTAAAAGAATCACAGTCTAAAGACGAATCAACAATTTTACTACAGGGAGACATTATTACCTTTCTAGGGTTGCCCTCATCTTCTCCTGCAAATGTGTAACCAAACGTTATGTGTTAACATCTCTATCCAAAAGAATCAAAAGGATTCAGACTGAACTAAAAGTAGAATATTTCACTAAACAAACCTTTATTATCATCGCCCCACAAGTCCATCATTACAGAATCATCATCAACACTCTGCAAAGAAGGGAAACTCATGTCAAGACAAAACAGCTTCAGAACTATAAAACCATATGCTCAATCAATGTTTTTTACTCACGCTTTGTGCTTGTTTAGGTGTTTTACTTTCTACAGcgtttgtcttcttcttcttactgatCTTCGACTTGGGCTTGGAAGATGACACCACCTGGACAAATGGGTTCTTCTTCAAAACGCTGTCACACCGAAGCACTTTCTCTCTGCTCTTCTCTATCTTACGCTTCACCGGAACGTctgatataaaacaaaaaaaaaacaaaaaacataataaagttTAAAACTTTGTTTCTGCAACATATAAAGATTACTCCTTTGCTCTCTAAGACGACTCAGAAACACTAAGCAGTGAGATTCCATCACTGTGCTGATTCTAATGTATCGTAAAGGTGAATACTTTGCAGCTCAAAAACCTAAAGGAAGCTAAGCAGACACACTCTACACAAAACACTAAAACATGAGGAGGGTAAAGAGGAGAACCGTGAGACTTCTCGACGCGGAAGAGATCCTCGCTGGGAGCGGCGGAGAGATTGCCACCGGAGAGAGCGTCTTTGGTGGTTTTCTCGAAGAAGTCTTCGATGTCCTCGGTGCTTATGTTAGCTCTCCATGCTTTTTTACCCTTTCTTGAACTCTTAGAACCCTTCCCCATCtcgcctctctctctttctctgtgtCGGTTTCTCTCGGCGGCGTGAAGGTTGGTTTGGTGTCGAAAGAGGAGGAAGGAGGtgcttgaagaagatgagatacTAGGGATAGGGCTTAAACAAGAACATAATGGGCCTTAAGTAACTTTGATGGGCCTTAATTAGAAATGAGATGGGGCTTGTAACATTGAATTCTCGGAATCTCATTCAAaacagattttatatatttgaaaacaaaaaaaaataaaaatatatatatatacacagtaTATAGCTAATACATATTCttgataattaaatattaaaaaatatcattagaaaattaatatgatatcaTAATTTCTATATGCAAACCAATGTATGtgattattatgtattttatgtaaTCTAATTTCATATAACTTTTATGATTATGTGTGTTTTTAGAGAATTTATctgttaattaaatatataactaatacattttcttgataattaaatattaaaagtatcattaaaaAGTAATATGAATATCCAAATTTCTATATTCAAACCAATGTATgtgtttattatgttttttatgtaaaatcaTATCTAATTTCATATAACGTTTATGATTATGTGTGTCTAATTAAGTTGTTGATTGTCTACTCTGactattataaattgtttacgTGTGCTCCCATATTTGTGGATTCCGACAAATAAATTTAGTGAAAAGCTTAATTATAATTAGTTT is from Brassica napus cultivar Da-Ae chromosome A4, Da-Ae, whole genome shotgun sequence and encodes:
- the LOC106391593 gene encoding ribosome biogenesis protein NOP53-like isoform X2, giving the protein MGKGSKSSRKGKKAWRANISTEDIEDFFEKTTKDALSGGNLSAAPSEDLFRVEKSHDVPVKRKIEKSREKVLRCDSVLKKNPFVQVVSSSKPKSKISKKKKTNAVESKTPKQAQSSVDDDSVMMDLWGDDNKGEDEGNPRKIWKMTSTIPAVEVDPAGCSYNPTAESHEDMLAEAVAQEMQKVYKTELGPEPVPLTIDGNNNIEDEAGLLSVCNRIINGKSAYFLGVDNGSEGEEDAEAANEESEAGNKTARTTKRVTRVVLNKRARQKALRKEETKEKHKEKLSKEIDSLPKIIKEIAEEDKEKLNKKIRQTIAKEEVLKIRPPRLGKHKYEAPPVQVLLTEEMTGSLRKLKACCTLARDRFKSLEKRGILVPSKTIRR
- the LOC106391593 gene encoding ribosome biogenesis protein NOP53-like isoform X1, with the translated sequence MGKGSKSSRKGKKAWRANISTEDIEDFFEKTTKDALSGGNLSAAPSEDLFRVEKSHDVPVKRKIEKSREKVLRCDSVLKKNPFVQVVSSSKPKSKISKKKKTNAVESKTPKQAQSSVDDDSVMMDLWGDDNKGEDEGNPRKIWKMTSTIPAVEVDPAGCSYNPTAESHEDMLAEAVAQEMQKVYKTELGPEPVPLTIDGNNNIEDEAGLLSVCNRIINGKSAYFLGVDNGSEGEEDAEAANEESEAGNKTARTTKRVTRVVLNKRARQKALRKEETKEKHKEKLSKEIDSLPKIIKEIAEEDKEKLNKKIRQTIAKEEVLKIRPPRLGKHKYEAPPVQVLLTEEMTGSLRKLKACCTLARDRFKSLEKRGILVPSKTIRRN